One part of the Mya arenaria isolate MELC-2E11 chromosome 3, ASM2691426v1 genome encodes these proteins:
- the LOC128227912 gene encoding uncharacterized protein LOC128227912, with the protein MPQVLFKNHSGSEVTVNLCGATVTSWKHEGEEFLFCSKKAVLDGSKAIRGGIPIVFPNFGPWELGPQHGFARIKEWKQASDPRDGENGAVSMDFSLEDDDQTRQMWDKKFRLVYTVTLMQNTLETALTVHNTGGEEFDFTTLLHTYVRVEDIMTTTITGLQNCTYTDKVHVGEHVEEREAVVIDENYDRIYQAVDGAVNVNQDMQTLGTLRIERDNLPDVVVWNPWQEKAAAMSDLVPMEYLEMVCVEAGAVTSRVVLPPAQQRTFSQKLIICRGQQVIL; encoded by the exons ATGCCTCAGGTATTGTTTAAGAACCATTCTGGATCAGAGGTGACCGTAAACCTTTGTG GTGCAACAGTAACATCATGGAAACACGAGGGGGAGGAGTTCCTGTTTTGTAG TAAAAAAGCAGTCTTGGATGGCTCAAAGGCTATCAGAGGGGGAATACCAATTGTGTTCC cAAACTTTGGACCCTGGGAGCTGGGTCCCCAGCATGGGTTTGCCCGAATCAAGGAGTGGAAACAGGCCTCCGACCCCAGGGAT GGTGAAAATGGGGCTGTCAGTATGGACTTCTCCTTGGAAGATGATGATCAGACAAGACAAATGTGGGACAAGAA GTTTCGACTGGTGTACACTGTAACCCTCATGCAAAACACCCTGGAGACAGCACTGACTGTCCACAACACAG GAGGTGAGGAGTTTGACTTCACAACGCTGTTACACACATATGTACGTGTGGAGGACATCATGACAACGACAATTACTGGTCTCCAGAACTGCACGTACACGGATAAGGTGCATGTCGGTGAACATGTAGAGGAACGAGAGGCAGTCGTCATTGATGAGAACTATGACAG GATCTACCAGGCGGTGGATGGTGCTGTGAATGTGAATCAAGACATGCAGACACTGGGGACACTCAGGATAGAGCGTGATAACCTCCCTGATGTCG TTGTGTGGAACCCATGGCAGGAGAAGGCTGCAGCGATGTCTGACCTTGTTCCCATGGAGTACCTGGAGATGGTGTGTGTTGAGGCGGGGGCAGTCACCTCCCGCGTCGTCCTTCCGCCCGCACAGCAACGCACATTCTCACAGAAACTCATCATCTGTCGAGGCCAGCAGGTCATCCTCTGA
- the LOC128228572 gene encoding lachesin-like — protein sequence MGWIVWSLFLSACVVSGGPEPMLETSLISISTVQGTNVILPCNIRDMDTVNFRVLWVAPGGSIISLNNRMLISDRRFRLTQPYSGAWNMQLHGARSEDSGTYSCQLNTVPVQTKKVNLHVQVPARISYSGNVDVKVGDALTLTCNVTGDPRPNITWFKDGTELPDFRSERLVKPGIMRSDEGVYSCKATNGVMAPAREDMIVNILFAPEVHVPNARIAQYKNKDVSLECEVTARPPATVTWHHQSTPLDSNWKYHIESFTAGGTVIHTLTVRQLQKFDFGDYICFAANTAGTFTQVIKVSELVRTIPTPSITTTDSPTTKTSMFTPSRRPPKSTTLWRTITFSTAISKPSNARTEKPIVNTPDIASGKITSNDAGSKSGCNSFVPRLWSSHLFFWTLYYVWSFSPRTLWNLTAVLT from the exons GTGTTGTTTCCGGCGGCCCGGAGCCCATGTTGGAGACAAGCCTGATTTCCATCAGCACCGTGCAGGGAACCAACGTCATCCTGCCCTGCAACATCAGGGACATGGACACAGTCAACTTCAGA GTACTCTGGGTGGCACCGGGCGGCTCGATAATAAGCTTGAATAACAGAATGCTTATCAGTGACCGGCGGTTCCGGTTGACCCAGCCCTACTCCGGGGCCTGGAACATGCAGCTGCACGGGGCCCGTAGTGAGGACAGCGGGACGTACTCTTGCCAGCTTAACACTGTCCCCGTACAAACCAAGAAAGTCAACCTCCATGTCCAAG TTCCTGCGCGGATCAGCTATTCGGGAAATGTCGACGTCAAAGTGGGCGATGCATTGACGTTAACGTGCAACGTAACCGGAGATCCGCGGCCAAATATTACATGGTTTAAGGATGGAACAG AATTACCTGACTTCCGGTCTGAGCGGCTGGTAAAGCCTGGAATTATGCGGTCGGACGAAGGAGTGTATAGCTGCAAGGCGACGAACGGTGTCATGGCGCCCGCTCGGGAAGATATGATCGTGAATATACTTT TTGCCCCGGAAGTTCATGTTCCGAATGCGCGGATCGCCCAGTACAAGAATAAGGATGTGTCCCTGGAGTGCGAGGTGACCGCGCGGCCTCCAGCCACAGTAACGTGGCACCACCAAAGCACGCCCCTCGACTCCAACTGGAAATACCACATAGAG TCGTTCACGGCGGGCGGTACGGTGATCCACACGTTGACGGTGCGCCAGCTGCAGAAGTTCGACTTCGGCGACTACATTTGCTTCGCCGCAAACACCGCCGGCACTTTCACACAGGTCATAAAAGTCTCTG AACTTGTAAGAACGATACCAACACCTTCTATAACAACGACAGACAGCCCGACAACCAAGACTTCAATGTTCACGCCTTCCCGACGACCTCCAAAATCGACTACGTTATGGCGGACAATAACCTTCTCAACCGCCATATCTAAACCTTCAAACGCACGGACTGAAAAACCAATAGTCAACACACCAGACATTGCATCAG GCAAAATAACGAGTAATGATGCCGGGTCGAAAAGTGGTTGCAACAGTTTTGTACCTCGTCTGTGGTCAAGCCATCTATTTTTCTGGACGTTATATTATGTATGGTCTTTCAGCCCCAGAACCTTATGGAATTTAACAGCTGTTCTTACCTAA